In Bacteroidia bacterium, a genomic segment contains:
- a CDS encoding PaaI family thioesterase: MLVTEEIAKQFIEQAIPVHRFLGVKVLEIREGYCKIMIPYREEVLGDFRFKRWHGGIIATAMDSVGGAAAMTTVTSAEDKLATIDMRVDYLRGTTPEPLIAIGYLIRSGDRIISTRMEAWQEDEKKLVAEARAMFSVYRKLGQKGEIGEML, translated from the coding sequence ATGCTGGTAACTGAAGAAATCGCCAAACAATTTATCGAGCAGGCCATTCCTGTCCATCGTTTTCTCGGGGTGAAAGTCCTTGAAATCCGCGAAGGTTATTGCAAAATCATGATCCCCTACCGCGAAGAAGTGCTCGGGGATTTCCGCTTTAAACGCTGGCACGGCGGCATTATCGCTACTGCCATGGACTCCGTAGGGGGAGCCGCTGCCATGACAACTGTCACCTCCGCAGAAGATAAACTTGCCACCATCGATATGCGCGTGGATTATCTGCGCGGCACAACCCCCGAACCACTAATCGCCATCGGCTACCTCATACGCAGCGGCGACCGCATCATCTCTACCCGGATGGAAGCCTGGCAGGAAGATGAAAAAAAACTCGTAGCTGAAGCCCGTGCTATGTTTAGCGTGTACCGAAAACTCGGACAAAAAGGGGAAATAGGTGAAATGCTATAA
- a CDS encoding GAF domain-containing protein — MAEELILTQGVNREDRYREILPQIDAVISGETDFVANLANIAAILKEAHNFFWVGFYRMMEGELVLGPFQGPLACTRIALDRGVCGASASQKKTLIVPDVEKFPGHIACSSASKSEIVVPLVVDGKTALILDVDSDVYDDFSEVDQHYLEQLMEILRKVHYASEPHRIS, encoded by the coding sequence ATGGCTGAAGAACTGATACTTACCCAGGGGGTAAACCGCGAAGATCGCTACCGGGAAATCCTTCCCCAAATCGATGCCGTCATTTCGGGGGAAACGGATTTTGTCGCCAACCTCGCCAATATTGCTGCAATTCTGAAAGAGGCCCACAACTTTTTCTGGGTGGGTTTTTACCGCATGATGGAAGGCGAGCTGGTCCTGGGGCCATTTCAGGGACCGCTGGCCTGTACCCGAATCGCTCTGGACAGAGGTGTGTGCGGTGCTTCTGCCTCGCAAAAGAAAACACTGATTGTGCCGGATGTGGAAAAATTCCCGGGACATATCGCGTGCAGTAGTGCCTCAAAGTCTGAGATTGTCGTCCCATTGGTGGTTGACGGAAAAACAGCCCTGATACTGGATGTGGACAGCGATGTGTATGATGATTTTTCTGAGGTGGATCAGCACTATCTGGAACAACTGATGGAGATTTTGCGGAAGGTTCACTATGCTTCCGAACCTCACCGCATATCGTAG
- a CDS encoding transferrin receptor-like dimerization domain-containing protein has product MRYLTLTSFFALMLAFDMQLLAQNSFIMGFSPSAAETQIQLETEFDQLLKASNLDQWMKRLAARPHHVGSPYDKENAEFMAALFTSWGYETAIEEYQVLFPTPKVRQLELVAPTTFKARLAEPAIAEDATSGQTKEQLPSYNCYSIDGDVTAELVFVNYGVPADYDELAKMGVDVRGKIVIARYQGSWRGIKPKVAAEKGAIGCIIYSDPRDDGYFRGEVYPQGAYKNEYGVQRGSVMDAPVAPGDPLTPGIGATPNAKRLDIKSAPTLTKIPVIPISYGDAKPLLAAMGGQVAPEAWRGALPITYHVGPGPAKVHLKLEFDWQIKPIYNVIAKLTGAEYPDQWIIRGNHHDAWVNGASDPVSGMVAELEEARVVGELAKKGFRPKRTIVYCAWDAEEPGLIGSTEWVEDHTAELLEKAVVYINSDGNGRGFLHAGGSHTLEKFFDQIPRTVTDPQTKVSLFDRNKARDLVQGKPEPQIFQLGALGTGSDYSPFIQHLGIAALDLGFGGENGGGEYHSIYDSYDHFVRFKDPGFQYGITLSKVAGRATLRLANAESLPFEFQRFSTTISGYLDEVMKLADDMREKTKKENRLIREGLYQLAADPTQPLVVPEPREDVPFMSFAPLQNLLEKLKKQSVEYEKAIAENKLNAGTAQQLNIQLKNMERALTSSNGLPGRPWYRHHIYAPGLYTGYSVKTLPGVREAIEQRDWPELDRQIQKLTDVLETFSIELEKAIGLAGSQGKN; this is encoded by the coding sequence ATGCGATATCTTACCCTTACCTCTTTTTTTGCGCTGATGCTGGCATTCGATATGCAGCTTTTAGCTCAAAACTCCTTCATTATGGGTTTTTCACCTTCAGCTGCTGAAACACAAATTCAGCTCGAAACGGAGTTTGACCAGTTGCTGAAGGCCTCCAACCTCGACCAATGGATGAAACGTCTGGCAGCTCGGCCCCATCATGTGGGTTCGCCTTACGACAAAGAAAACGCCGAATTTATGGCGGCGCTTTTCACCAGTTGGGGATATGAAACGGCTATTGAAGAATATCAGGTGCTGTTTCCTACTCCAAAAGTCCGGCAACTCGAACTGGTGGCGCCCACCACTTTTAAGGCGCGCCTCGCAGAACCAGCCATTGCGGAAGATGCTACTTCCGGTCAGACCAAAGAACAATTGCCCTCTTACAACTGCTATTCAATCGATGGCGATGTGACTGCCGAACTCGTCTTTGTCAACTATGGCGTACCTGCTGATTATGACGAACTGGCGAAAATGGGGGTGGATGTCAGGGGGAAGATTGTGATTGCGCGCTATCAGGGATCGTGGAGAGGGATCAAACCCAAAGTAGCTGCAGAGAAGGGCGCCATCGGCTGCATCATTTATTCTGACCCCAGAGATGATGGTTATTTTCGCGGAGAGGTATATCCGCAAGGCGCTTATAAAAACGAATACGGGGTGCAGCGTGGTTCTGTAATGGATGCCCCTGTTGCGCCCGGCGACCCACTTACGCCCGGTATCGGTGCCACCCCCAATGCCAAACGACTGGATATCAAATCCGCACCGACACTGACCAAAATTCCCGTGATCCCCATCTCCTACGGCGATGCCAAACCTTTGCTGGCAGCAATGGGCGGGCAAGTTGCTCCGGAGGCCTGGCGCGGCGCATTGCCCATTACCTATCATGTGGGGCCGGGTCCGGCCAAAGTACATCTCAAACTGGAATTTGACTGGCAGATCAAGCCCATTTACAACGTTATTGCAAAGCTTACGGGGGCTGAGTATCCTGACCAATGGATTATTCGCGGCAACCACCACGACGCATGGGTAAATGGCGCGAGTGATCCGGTAAGCGGCATGGTCGCCGAACTGGAAGAAGCCCGCGTTGTGGGCGAACTGGCAAAAAAAGGATTTCGCCCCAAACGAACCATCGTCTATTGTGCCTGGGACGCTGAAGAGCCCGGACTGATTGGCTCAACCGAATGGGTGGAAGATCACACGGCCGAACTGCTGGAAAAGGCAGTGGTGTATATCAACAGCGACGGAAACGGGCGCGGATTTTTACATGCTGGTGGTTCCCATACATTGGAGAAGTTTTTTGATCAGATTCCACGCACTGTAACCGATCCTCAAACGAAAGTCAGCCTGTTTGATCGCAATAAAGCCCGTGATCTGGTGCAGGGTAAACCCGAACCGCAGATTTTCCAGTTGGGCGCGTTAGGCACAGGGTCAGACTATTCTCCATTTATTCAGCATTTGGGAATAGCCGCGCTGGATCTGGGTTTTGGCGGAGAAAATGGCGGAGGAGAATACCATTCGATTTACGATTCCTATGATCATTTTGTGCGGTTTAAGGATCCTGGATTTCAATATGGCATCACCCTCTCGAAAGTAGCCGGGCGCGCTACCTTGCGGCTGGCCAATGCCGAATCGCTGCCATTCGAGTTTCAGCGATTTTCCACCACAATCAGCGGATATCTGGATGAAGTAATGAAACTGGCCGATGATATGCGCGAAAAAACGAAAAAAGAAAACCGGCTGATACGCGAAGGCTTATACCAGCTCGCCGCCGATCCCACCCAACCCCTGGTGGTTCCGGAGCCCCGGGAAGATGTGCCATTTATGAGTTTTGCCCCGCTCCAAAACCTGCTGGAAAAGTTAAAAAAACAATCAGTTGAATATGAAAAAGCCATAGCCGAAAACAAGCTGAATGCGGGAACTGCCCAACAGCTAAATATTCAACTAAAAAATATGGAACGCGCCCTGACCAGCTCAAATGGTCTGCCCGGCCGTCCCTGGTACAGGCATCATATTTACGCGCCGGGGTTATACACCGGGTATAGCGTAAAAACCCTGCCTGGCGTTAGAGAAGCCATTGAACAGCGCGACTGGCCGGAATTGGATCGGCAGATTCAAAAGCTGACAGACGTGCTGGAAACATTCAGCATTGAACTGGAGAAAGCCATAGGGCTAGCTGGTAGTCAGGGTAAGAACTAA
- a CDS encoding TetR/AcrR family transcriptional regulator: MDKKEFYVKESLKLFMKYGVKSVTVGQITAKLNISSKTLYVIFGDKTGLVETCFDLYKQHSNKEFEALRADSENVADMLVRFYNMLMESISRINPNFFNDIASYFPKIWDSDEAFGINQTRSLMVQGVSEGIFSKAIDIELCAETLTLLLRSMFEKDPYDSRHGGSQRLLANVLWPYVRGLCTQEGMEEFRKYRKLSAQSQENG, from the coding sequence ATGGATAAAAAGGAGTTTTACGTCAAAGAATCGCTCAAACTTTTCATGAAGTATGGGGTAAAAAGCGTTACCGTCGGGCAGATTACGGCTAAGCTTAATATCTCCAGCAAAACCCTGTACGTCATTTTTGGTGACAAAACCGGGCTGGTAGAAACTTGCTTTGATCTTTATAAACAACACTCCAACAAAGAATTTGAAGCACTCCGCGCTGACTCAGAAAATGTCGCTGACATGTTGGTCAGGTTCTACAATATGCTGATGGAATCGATCAGTCGGATCAACCCCAACTTTTTCAATGATATTGCCAGCTACTTTCCCAAAATCTGGGACAGCGATGAGGCATTTGGGATCAATCAGACCCGATCGCTGATGGTTCAGGGTGTTTCCGAAGGGATATTTTCAAAGGCGATTGATATCGAGCTTTGCGCGGAAACCCTCACGCTTCTCCTCCGTTCTATGTTTGAAAAAGATCCTTACGACTCCCGCCATGGCGGAAGTCAGCGACTTTTGGCCAATGTACTCTGGCCTTATGTCCGCGGGCTTTGTACCCAGGAGGGAATGGAAGAATTTAGAAAATACCGCAAATTATCGGCTCAATCACAAGAAAATGGCTGA
- a CDS encoding sodium-dependent bicarbonate transport family permease, producing MNLLLENLTNPALLFFFLGILAVSLKSDLEIPPTSSKFISLYLLFSIGFKGGNELAHSPFDMEIVWGMVMGIMAALLVPFYTFFILKKRLGVPNAGAIAAAYGSVSAVTFVTAISYLEIRNLSFGGHMVAVMASMEAPSIIIGVLLMEWFGDSQIKISKRKIITHALTNGSVLLILGSLVIGFLASDKQAQGISPFTTDIFKGFLVIFLLDMGIISGKRLSSFWENGWFPFAFAIVVPFINGCLMAFLSTYVIDDIGNRFLLTILAASASYIAVPAAMKLAAPEANPGLYIPMSLAITFPFNITLGFPVYFYLVHL from the coding sequence ATGAATCTTCTACTTGAAAACCTGACCAACCCCGCCCTTCTTTTTTTCTTTTTGGGAATCCTGGCTGTAAGCCTTAAAAGTGATCTGGAGATTCCACCTACCAGTTCCAAATTCATTTCCCTTTATCTGCTGTTTTCCATCGGATTTAAAGGTGGAAATGAACTTGCTCACAGTCCTTTTGACATGGAAATTGTCTGGGGCATGGTCATGGGAATTATGGCCGCACTGCTTGTCCCGTTTTATACCTTTTTTATCCTGAAAAAGAGATTGGGGGTTCCCAATGCCGGCGCCATAGCTGCTGCTTATGGCTCGGTGAGTGCCGTTACATTTGTGACCGCAATCTCCTATCTCGAAATCAGAAACCTATCTTTTGGTGGCCATATGGTCGCTGTCATGGCTTCCATGGAGGCGCCCTCCATCATTATCGGTGTCTTGTTGATGGAATGGTTTGGCGACTCCCAGATAAAAATAAGTAAGCGAAAAATCATTACCCATGCGCTTACAAACGGGAGTGTACTGCTGATTTTGGGGAGCCTGGTAATTGGCTTTTTGGCAAGTGATAAGCAAGCCCAGGGCATAAGCCCCTTTACCACGGATATTTTCAAGGGCTTTTTGGTTATTTTCCTCCTTGACATGGGGATCATCAGTGGAAAACGCCTTTCCTCTTTTTGGGAAAATGGCTGGTTTCCCTTTGCCTTTGCTATTGTAGTTCCGTTTATCAACGGCTGTCTTATGGCTTTCCTGAGTACTTATGTTATTGATGACATCGGCAACCGGTTTTTATTGACGATTTTGGCGGCCAGTGCTTCCTATATAGCAGTACCTGCCGCCATGAAGTTGGCCGCTCCGGAAGCCAACCCCGGCTTATACATCCCGATGTCCCTCGCGATAACCTTTCCGTTTAATATTACCCTCGGATTTCCTGTGTATTTTTATCTGGTTCACTTATAA
- a CDS encoding HD domain-containing protein, which produces MENIREALSHKVFGILQECSADLGVKSYVVGGYVRDFLLRRPCKDIDIVVAGKGIDLARHFASKAKIRDVVVYENFGTAMVRYEDLEVEFVGARKESYKRNSRKPIVEEGSLYDDQLRRDFTINALSISLNKEDFGEIIDPFEGIKDLHQKTIRTPRTPGITFSDDPLRMMRAIRFSSQLDFEIEAETFAAIRENRKRISIISRERITDELNKIILSKVPSKGFLLLDESGLLEIIFPELSAMKGVDYVDGKGHKDNFYHTLKVLDNVAEISDNLWLRWVAILHDIAKPLTKRYEPGNGWTFHGHEDKGARMVPKIFQQMKLPLNDSMKYVQKLVKLHQRPIALVSEEVSDSAIRRIVVDAEDDLNDLLDFCRSDITSRNQNKVARFLRNYAALEKRIHEVEERDNLRNWQPPVTGDMIMETFSIPPGKIIGQIKNDIREAILEGIIPNEREAALDYMNKIAPKYLEK; this is translated from the coding sequence ATGGAAAATATTCGAGAGGCCCTTTCACATAAAGTTTTTGGTATTCTACAAGAATGTAGCGCGGATTTAGGGGTGAAATCCTATGTAGTTGGCGGTTATGTGAGAGATTTTCTTTTAAGAAGACCCTGTAAGGATATCGATATTGTAGTGGCGGGAAAAGGCATTGATCTGGCCAGGCATTTTGCCTCCAAAGCTAAAATACGCGATGTGGTGGTGTATGAAAATTTTGGGACGGCTATGGTTCGCTATGAGGATTTGGAGGTGGAATTTGTCGGCGCCAGAAAGGAGAGTTATAAGCGAAACTCCCGCAAACCCATCGTTGAAGAAGGTAGCCTTTACGATGACCAGTTACGGCGCGATTTTACCATCAATGCCCTCTCTATTTCGCTGAATAAAGAGGATTTTGGAGAAATTATTGACCCATTCGAAGGAATTAAAGACCTACACCAAAAAACGATTCGCACCCCCCGCACTCCCGGAATCACCTTTTCCGATGATCCGTTGCGAATGATGCGCGCCATTCGTTTTTCTTCTCAACTGGATTTTGAAATTGAGGCAGAGACATTTGCTGCGATTCGCGAAAACAGAAAAAGAATTTCCATCATTTCCCGCGAAAGGATTACTGACGAGCTCAATAAAATCATTCTTTCGAAAGTGCCTTCCAAAGGATTTTTGCTGCTGGATGAGTCAGGGCTGCTGGAAATTATTTTCCCCGAACTGTCTGCCATGAAAGGTGTGGACTATGTGGATGGAAAAGGGCATAAGGACAATTTTTACCATACCCTCAAAGTATTGGATAATGTAGCCGAAATCAGCGACAATTTATGGTTGCGGTGGGTGGCCATTCTTCACGATATCGCCAAACCTCTCACCAAACGCTATGAGCCAGGCAATGGATGGACATTTCACGGGCATGAAGATAAAGGCGCGCGAATGGTGCCCAAAATCTTCCAGCAGATGAAACTTCCGCTCAACGATTCGATGAAATATGTGCAAAAGCTCGTGAAACTCCACCAGCGTCCGATTGCACTTGTATCGGAAGAAGTCAGTGACAGCGCCATTCGGCGGATTGTCGTGGATGCGGAAGATGATCTCAACGACCTGCTCGATTTTTGCCGGTCGGATATTACTTCGCGAAACCAAAATAAGGTGGCCCGGTTTCTCCGCAACTATGCAGCACTCGAAAAAAGGATTCATGAAGTAGAAGAGCGCGACAACCTCCGCAACTGGCAGCCTCCGGTTACCGGCGATATGATTATGGAAACATTTTCAATTCCTCCGGGAAAAATCATTGGCCAGATTAAAAATGATATCCGCGAGGCCATATTGGAGGGTATTATCCCCAATGAACGCGAAGCCGCCCTTGACTATATGAATAAGATCGCACCAAAGTATTTGGAAAAATAA